In the Balaenoptera ricei isolate mBalRic1 chromosome 1, mBalRic1.hap2, whole genome shotgun sequence genome, GACTCTTTCACATCTGTTACATCCTTTTAAATAGTTTCTGGTTCTTTGCCAAAATTCTCAACCTTACCTTTCATCTCCTTGAACATAGTAAACagctattttaaagtatatacatGATAACTTTACTATATGTATCCCCTATGACTCTGCTTCTATTACCTGTTGTTTTTCATAGTTCtctttcatgtaattttttttgtatgtctgattttttaaaaaaatttatttatttatggctgtgttgggtcttcgtttctgtgcgagggctttctctagttgtggcaagtgggggccactcttcatcatggtgcgcaggcctctatcgcagcctctcttgttgcagagcacaggctccagatgcgcaagctcagtaattgtggctcatggacccagctgctccgcggcatgtgggatcttcccagaccagggctcgaacccgtgtcccatgcattggcaggcagattctcaaccactgcaccaccagggaagccctgtctgatTATTTTTAACTGTGTGTTGGaatttgtatttgaaaaattGTAGAAATAATTTGAGGCCTAGAATAGTGTTATATTCCTCTACAGAAACCTTAATTCTGCGAGAGAATTAAACCTATAATGTCCTAagcagggttgccagataaaatacaggacactcagttaaatttgagtttcagataaacaatgaagttAGTGTAATTTCATCCCAAATATTGCACAGGACATACTTATACCAAAAAATTATgttgtttatatgaaattcaaatttaactgtatgttctatttttttatttgctaatcTGGCAACCCAAGCCCTAAGGCTTCTATTTTATGTAATAAAGGAGCTTATCTCCTGTTCATTTAGATGATACTAGTTATGTGAGAATTGAGAATATAGTCATTCagataattttctttgttctgtagTTGAAATGAGGAGATCTAATTGAGAAGGGTCGCTCTAGGGAGTGCTTCTGCAAGGTACTTGGGAGAACTAGTAATACAGTATCACTTTAATACAATTTTAAGGATTGAAATGGTTTGAAGCTAGGCTGCAGCCCCTGTGAGACATGTTCTACTTTTGTCAAACGCTCTGTTCAGCCTCTCGTCTATCTCTTCCTGAACTGACAGGtaccctcaggaaaaaaaatcaactaagtGCTGATCTCTTATCTTTGAATTTCTGTATAGGTCTTGGTCTTGTAATTTTTCACTATCCTGCTAACTCTCTGATGCAttcaagcagatttttaaaaatttccagctTTTCTAGTTGCCTTCAGCAGGAGGGTTGGCCTAAATTACTTAATCTGCCATCACTGGGAGCAATGTGTAactttaaaacagaagaaaactcaTGCGAAGAGTCTTAATTGAACTCTAGGTCAGGATCTGTTTGAGTACCATCAAATACTCTTTTTAGAAAGGAAGGGAATCAAGTATTCTATATCTAATTCCAACCTGTGTACTTAAAATATACATGTTCTGAGGCtaaatataaagtttatataaGGGATTTTTATCTACTTGGAGACTAACAAGCTTGAGTTTTAACCAATCCATAAATAGTATAAACCACTTATATTTtagtgctttgggtagtatctAATTACGTGGGTAGAATAGGAAATTAGATGAATTTTGAAACTCTTAGTATTTAAACCAAAAGTCCTACTGCTGTCTTCACGTTTTCTAACTCACCTAAGGcttaaaacatttgaaaagtaTACTAAAAGTAACTGTAATGTAAACATGAACTGGAGAATTGGTTGTCTCCTTGTGGTACTCTGTATGGCACTTCATGGTTCTGTCAACCATCTAAGAAACACACCACCATACACCTTCTATTTATACATTAATGCATGTCAGAATCCATCTTCAAGTTGTTTTTCAAAGAGAAGTTTGTGTTTGCTCTTATAGTTTAATTCTTTAATACTGTCCTTATTTTCTTCCCTAAGTAACATAACTAGTACACAACTCATTTCCAAACCACAGTGTGTttcaaaactaaatattttactttttaaaaaaaattttttatttatctatttatctatggctgtgttgggtcttcgcttctgtgcgagggcttcctctagttgcggcaagcgggggccactcttcatcgcggtgcgtgggcctctcactatcgcggcctctcttgttgcagagcacaggctccagatgtgcaggctcagcaattgtggctcacggggccagtcgctctgcggcatgtgggatcctcccagaccagggctcgaacccgtgtcccctgcattggcaggcagattcccaaccactgcgccaccagggaagcccttatattttttaaagtttttttctccaTAGAGAGAGCACATTTGGTGTCTCTGATGATCAAATCTTTAAGTGGTATAGTTATAAAAGAAGCtattaaacttattttaattttttgattagcTTTCATTAAACTCTTTAAAACATGTCTTAAGTTtgtatttctgaaaatttttttaagagttaTGAAGTTGCAACTGCCCTAGAAAATCGAAGCCATAAGGTTCGGTATTCAGATTCAGTGGAAAATGGAtcaattatattttctctttctggtacaGTATATTTGCTAACTTCCTTGATTTAAGtttcttaataaatatgtaaGTGTAAATTCTAATAATTTGGTAGTTCAGTAATTAAGTAATAAGCTTAAGGTGTTATCTTTTGGGAGAGGTAAATGTATAAAACTTTGTTACTGCTGCAAAAGCAGTACATATGGCCAATTacaaaatatattcctttttagaTTACAATTGTTGAACTAAAGCTGAACCAGTGGAGTCTGGTAGATGATGGTACAAACTACTTGCTTTGGAACGAAGTTGAAAATAGAACAAAGCCACCCTCCCCAACAATCAACACTTAAAATATTACCCATATTAACAAAGAGGCCAACATCATGATATTGGTCAAaatccatatacaaaaacaatatAGAAGAATGTTTTTCATGATTCTGTACAAGAGTTTGCTGAACATAATATTGATATAAACAAATACTAACTAAAGGAAACAAATGGGGACAAATGttcctaaaatcataaaactgtACAACTGTGAGTCATGGGCAAAGTACAGGAAGGAATTAGATTAGGATATGAGAAAGCTGGGGACATGGGAAGGAGGCAGCTCCACTTGTGCTTGGAAAATGACAGAAGTGATAAAAAACATGGAGGTGAAGGATTTTATTAGGATGGTTACAAACAGACCTGTACTCTAGCAGAGATTTTGGAAGACAGGCACTTTCAAAAGCTCCTAGAAATAGACCTCCAGGCTGAAAATGGTCCAACCTCAAATTCATCTTTCCCGGTTGATTAGAGAGCCCTATATGCattctcttatttaatcctttcaacaaaCCTATCAAAGAACTATTATTCCaaccttacagatgaagaaatttagGTTCAGAgatgttatataaatttttagCTCAGGTTGATTCAATTAGTATAATCACACAGTCGCTTTCCTCAGATTGTGTCTTCCCCTCATCTTTTAAAGAGCTAAGTAGATTGTTTCCATTATGGACCATTCTTATAGGCCTGATACTGTTTCAGAGATCCTAGATATCTACttactgttttaatttatataatagtTTATGTCCTGATATAAAAGATTCTCCAAGAAATAACTAAAGGCTTGCTTAAAACTTTTCTTTAGTTGAtttccagcttttaaaaatcattataacaTGAAAAATTAACATGTAACTAAAATTAGGCATTACTTTCATTGTGGATAGTGccttagagtaaaaaaaaaaaggttactgaCCAAGAAAGGGTTTTTCCCTTAAATATTTAGATTATCCTTTTATACAGAACACTTAAAAGAACTACCTAATTAGTTTGTCATGTAAGACTTTCATTATGGTAATTTCCATTTGTTATGGGTTTAGGGACTGGACACTTACAGCTATGTTTTACTTATagttatttttgttgattttactgagtttacaaaaaaaaattttatcagtaTGACGGtgacattttatattattatactcACCTTTCCTAGGAGTTGCATTTTTACTGATGGATGCTAAGAAATGCTTTATGTCtgctgaagaaactgaagaaacattTCTAGCCAAAATTGGGAAGTTTATTAACATTCACCGAAATAGTTTTTTGGTTCTGTCTGCTGCCCTGCATGGGCCTGAGGAATGGAAACTGATGTTCAGGATTCAGCAGAGGTATGGACAACAGCACTACAGACCTATtttcctgaaattattttatttactccgGTTCTGAATTATTTTAGGCAAGCGAATTATGTTTTGCCAAAAGGTAAACTTTATAATGTTAACCTGTCATATTTAATAAAATGCAGGCCAAATAGCTAGTCTATGAATCAGGGTGACAAGTTTCAGAGTGCATGCTGATTTATGGGATTCTCCAGCAAGACTAAATCAGAAGTGAACACTTTTTAGTCAATTAAGTTCTGGCTGTAAAGCCATATCAAATCCTCTGTGGAATAAGGCAggcatgaatgaataaacaaatgacaaacaATAAGAGGTTTGTCTCTTCTTTCCACTTAAGATAACAGATGTAAGTCATATGAACTATTTaacttatgaattttttttttccagattcctgGGTAGTAACCTACGGATACTTCCAGTACACAACACAATAAATGCTATTAATCTTATGTGCACCATAGCTAAGGTAAGTCATCTAAGGAAAATGACATAACGTACATACACAGATACACTTTAAGGTTCTTGACTTCAAAATGCACACCCTCTTCGGTAGAACTGACAAATATTCTACTTCTGTTCCCCTCAGAGAAGTTGCTATTTCCGAACACACGCAACTCTTTCCCAAGCCTGAACTTAGCCTCTCAAGTCTTCTCAATTTACTTCCAGTACCAACTACCAGGATCACTCATTTAGAGCCAAAAGAGCATTTGGCCATATATACACAGTGTTGGCCCTATTGGTTACTTAAATCTTCTTTCAAATTCTAAAGTACAAATATTGGTAGTCATGAACTGTCAGAGTGCATACATACTTTTTTATAACTTCACTGGTTATCCACTTTCTTTTCATACTTATTCTCCTCTGTAAAGTGTGCTCCCAACTCCCATAGGCAGAGTTAGGTGTTCCTTACTCTTATACTTGGAACAGATCCCTGTTGAAGCAATTCTTAATAGTATTCTATTTTTTGGCTTGCACGTCTGAAATCTCTTAAAGACAGAGATCAGGTATTTTTCTATTACTCTAATAACCCATACACAGTACTGACTGatgcttgttgaataaataatgttAGGTATTTTATGATGTGACCCTGTAAAAATACCTTATTTCTCAAATAATGTTGCATGTTTATATCTTCTTCCAGATCACCTCCAAACCACACACAGATAGCATCTGCTACAGAATGATAACAACTAAAGCTTACATCATTGAGCAAAGTCCAGTTTGGAAAACACTTCAAAAGATAAAACTGAGTAGTGATACATTTAACCCAAATTAGATTATCAATTATAAATGTTCTTTtggaagaatattaaaataaaatacatacaattaaaaatgattttattttcaggAGTTCTGTTACTTCCTTTAATAGTGTtcagaaaagggacttccctggtggcacagtggttgggcatccgtctgccaatgcaggggacacgggttcaatccctggtccaggaagatcccacatgccacggagcaactaagcccgtggccacaactactgagcctgcacgccacaactactgaagcccgcatgccctagagcccatgcgccacaactactgagcccatgcaccacaaataatgaagcccgcgcgctctagggcccacgtgccgcaactgctgagctcatgtgctgcaactactgaagcctgtgtgcacctagaccccgtgctctgcaacaagagaagccaccacaatgagaagcctgcacaccgcaacgaagagtagcccccactcgctgcaactagagaaagcccgtgcgcagcaatgaagacccaatgcagccaaaaaaaaaaaaaaaaaaaatgcagtatctgcaaaatgcagtaaaaaatgaagtatataaaaaaaagttcagaaaaaattggtacatacatatattataaaactcAGATGCAGTTTCTTAATGATACAAATTAAGTTGgatgaacaaatatttaattggAAATAAATATACAGCATTTTCTAATTAGCTCCTTAGGTTAAAGGAAAAgtcatatatacttttttataatACAAGCCAGCCAGTATTTCTAAAATTAATCTTCACGTACGCTTTCACATTGTAACTACTGCTGGAGAGCTGGTGATTGATAGGACTCTGCCCCCTAAGACTCCTGAGGcagggaaaaagaaggaaattaagagAAGTAGTCAGCTGGTCCAAACTCAAAATTTCTCTCTAAGCTCTCTTAGCTCTTAGTGGTGTGATAGCCAGTTTGATACTAGGAGTTCTAAAATGTAACACAGCATCTAACTGGAACATAAAGTGCATCAGTATTTTTATAAACTCACTACAActgtatgaatgaataaaggcAATTCCAGTACATTTTATGAAgtcataatataaaattattgattTGTATTGGATTTTCAATAGTagtatttaaaatacacatgGGCATTATTTACCATGTAGGTATCTTTTTAAAACCAAACAATACTACTGATCCATAATGTGTCATCGCTGAAACGGATAAATGAGAAAAGctacatttattttctatcagTGTGTTTTACAGAAAAGCTTTTATAAAGGTATTAAataaacataatggaaaataGTATATTACTAGTTTTTATTTAGGGGATGGAGCTTTCACTTTATCCCTTATTTTCCTCAGAGGtagactttgtttttatttcaatgagTTCTTCTACTCGAGCCAGAACACTTTCAATCAAATCAAATGTGAAAAGAGCTGAATGTAGGACCTGCAATGCCAAGAAAAATTAGTGTTATTAAGGCTGCCTTTAAAGCAAAACagagcaaaaaagagaaaagacttcaGCTGTATGTAGCTTAGGAAAATTTCATATCTACCTTAAGCTGCATTTCAGGAGGCATATTCGGGATCTCTTCTCTACCTACAGTTAAAGAACAAAGATCTTTAGACTTCTGGACttctgtaagagaaaaaaaaaatcgtgtCACACTTAATCATTAAAACAACTCTCAGATttcaataataaatttataagctACTTTAATCATTTACTAACTTAAAAAATGCCAGTTATTTGTGTAAATTAAGCCTTATTGTTTAATAGCTCAGGGTATGCTAAAATCAAGCtatgaacaaacaaaaatattaaaattctgcAACATGTGAATTAATGTTTCTTTAGGTGAACAGTATTTTGGCAACTTTTTTCTTcaatataaaatcagaaatataccTGCCAcactaaaaaagacaaaatttttagTAATGCCTACAGAAATACCACCATagtgaaatagaaaagatcaCAAGATTATTATAATAGAATTGCTGACTTTAAAAAGCAATTCTGGATCTAagattctttttcataatttgtACAAACTTAGTAGAGGGTGAAGTGGGGGATGGACCCCACAATACTAAAGGAAGTACAATGACATCCAAACAGAAATACTTGTGATACAATTAGATTCTTAATCAGACCTTGAGGTTTGAAACCAGAATATGCTTCAGTTTGGTTTAAATCTTTGTTAACCCAATTTCAGTGTTAACTGGCATATAGATTTGCCAAgaatcattttaattataaataaaatgacttaGCTATCACAGTTCCCTGTTTGCTCTAAGTTAGACAAGTACAAGATAAAGTtctttattttgaatataaatgaCAGTTCAAAAAAATATGACTAATTTTTAGACCTAACTGAAAATGAAACTTCACATTACCAACCTtggctatttttaatttctgcttcATAATGTGCTTTTGACATATTAAGACCTGTATGGAGTGGCTTTAAGAAATTATTCTCAATCTTTTCGAGTTCTGTCCATAATCCAGTCTgtttggaagaattaatgaaACAATTAGTTATTTGGTTCAAGATGTATTGATTGCCTACTAGTATTAAACATGTGCTGACAGTTGGAGAAACAGAAAGGAGTAAGACATGATCCTTGCCTTTCAAGGTAGAGTTGACTGTTTAATAATACATTCATTACTACATCTAGCTATTTTATCTAAATACCagtcaaaacaaaaatgaacttgTTCATACACTCATTACTGTGCCATTTGGATAGCTCCTGGTTTTGAGATCTGTAACTTAGAAGTTTTATCCATGAGAAAATTATTTGAGAATAATCCACACGGTCTGAgacatttctctttccttataaACCATCCCCACAATGACTCTACCTTATAAGTCCCTTCAACTCTTTATCTTTCAAATGATATTCCTGTCACATATCTAGTTCCAGGGGATTAAAAGTTTTTCTAGGGtagcatttttcaaaatatttttaccatgacccacagtaagaaatataatttacatcacaactcacatttatttatatagttgAAACAAAAGTTTCACAGAAATGTCCTTTCtatttataacattaaatataGCCTGGtcctttcctttttatatattattttttaatgtcaggTGTATTGAGGTatcatttacatacagtaaaataaacattttttagctGTACagttctgagttttgacaaagaTATATAGTTGTATAACCACCACCACTATAGTTTCACAACCCCAGAAGTTCCCTTGTGCCCCTCTGTAGTCAgttttcttcccccacccccagagaatCACTGGTCTGACttttgtttatataatttttgccttttccagaatgtcatataaatggaatcactaCTGTGTAGCTCTTTATAATAgagtgatattgtgatttataataaatatatactgtattTGGTCTCCATCCTGTTCCTGGcaaagagctcctaaaactcttgaatttcctaagtgaagaacagtaaaactgtcttttgttatttataacaaGCCCTTTCAGCCATGaatgtgacttttggaaagcccctaataagaatgggggctggttgccagaggaatCAACCATGTGATTACAGGGTTCCAACTTTCAGCTCCTCTCACCACAAACTCCTGGTAGGAGAGACGGGCTGGAGACTGAGCTCAACcaccaatggccagtgatttaatcaatcacgcctatgtaatgaagcttccataaaaactcaaaaggatggggttcagagagcttctgggttggtgaacacgtagAGGTGCTGGGACAGTAGTTTAGGAGAGGGCATGAAAACTCAGCACCCCTTCCCTCATACCTTGccttatgcatctcttccatctggctgttcctgaattaCATCCTTCTATAATAAAccggtaatctagtaagtaaaatgttttcttgaagTTCTGTGAACAGCTttagcaaattaatcgaacctGAGGAAggggtcgtgggaacctctgaCTGATAGCCAGTCTGTCAGCAGCACAGATCAGTACCTGGACTTATGATTGGTATCGGAAGGGGGCTAAtgttgtgggactgagcccttagccTGTgtaatctgatgctatctccaggtagagtGTCAGAAGGAGACTGAATTGTAGGACATCTACTTGGTGTCAAAAAAAATTGCTCGCTATGGGAAAATCGCtacacatttggtgaccagaagtgtaAAAAATGAAGTGAAGTACTGAGAGTAGAGCAGAAACACTGGAATGTTTTTCCTCTACAGGTAGAAATtgacaaaattattctaaaactcATATGGAGAAGCAAAGGATCTAGAAgagccaaaaatttttttgttaccattaaaacatacttctaaataaatcAATAGACACAATCAAACACTGTATATGCTGGGAAAATAATCTTTCCAGGTCCAAATGAGCCATTTTCTCATTTGCCAAATAATATGCAATTATATACGCTGATAATAAAGTTTCTTTTCTACCTCTACAGAGACTAAAAGAAAGTTGGTaacttttcatctttcaaaacatTAGGGGGCTTCATTCACAAGTTCAGCATGTTGTTTCTAGCTGTCTctaattttgaaagttttaagCTTTCATTtgcaagaaaaattatattttagactATCATTTTCATTGGGTATTTACTTTTGATGAAACTATCTTAAATAGTCTTAGCTTTAAAGTCTTACactcatattctttctttttagaaTGTGGCTCAAATTAAGGCTAAGTTTACTAATTATTGAGTCAATACTTTTTTGAATATTGTCACTATTTACAGTTTCAGATCAACAGTTCAATGTGAAcatgtttctgtatttttcatttatttttgttattgtcatgaatttgaaaaaatatatctcCCTCAATAAAAGTTCATTCtgaaaatacagattaaaataatTTGCTTGTAAAACTTCACAATTTTACTGACAGCAGGTACAATTTATTTCCCAATTAACTACATACTATGTTACTATAAAGTTAAACTGTACATTATCATAGCCTTTCTGCTAACTGACCACTAAATAcatcataagagatattggtaAGCAACATGCATCTTATTCCTAGCCAATCCGTCATATCCCTTCCACTTTCAAACACTGTTCTTTGCAATTGACCACAAAATTTGCTGCAATATCCATAACTCTTACTAAGAATCTGTGCAAGCAACCTGATGTTTCAattatattctatttcattttgtaaaaattgCCAATCTGAACCACTAAATTGATTTAATGACTCTCTAATATGCTTGGTTATGACCAGCAATTTGAAGAACACTGTTCTAATTATATAGCTTAGGAGAGAAGTTGCTGAGTTAAGAGTATTTATTCTTCAACTCCACTGGATAACGCCAAATTGCCCAAAAAGGATTATCCACTTTGTTTCATCACTGTGCTGGATCCTAACCTATGCTACCCACCTTTTTTAACATTCGCCATTTTGatgggtgtgcagtggtatcttaCTGCGGTTTTAAGTTACACTTCCATACACACTAGTTATACTGGGAATCTTGTCTTGTGGTTATTGGCCATttgggtttcctcttctgtgagctGCCTTGCAATATGTGTATCCTTTACCTATTTTGCTGATTtgtggtctttttcttcttgctttgtaGTTATTTTTTTGATACTAACTATTGGATGgagaaaggaagattttttttttctctttttgtggctTTTTCAGTTTgtacacattttcatttcttgaaTAGGTTTTAGTTTCAATGTTATTAGGTTTATCAATCTACCTTTTTGTGGTTAGTGCTTTTTTACTTAAGAAACCCTTAAGTCACACAGATCTTCTCT is a window encoding:
- the C1H1orf146 gene encoding protein SPO16 homolog; its protein translation is MAESDGKEKIKWTTTIIISSSLKSYEVATALENRSHKVRYSDSVENGSIIFSLSGVAFLLMDAKKCFMSAEETEETFLAKIGKFINIHRNSFLVLSAALHGPEEWKLMFRIQQRFLGSNLRILPVHNTINAINLMCTIAKITSKPHTDSICYRMITTKAYIIEQSPVWKTLQKIKLSSDTFNPN